In one window of Halorussus pelagicus DNA:
- a CDS encoding type I restriction-modification system subunit M N-terminal domain-containing protein: protein MTDGQQTLPGAEDSDDVLKLPTLRNYLWEVAELLRGSIDVLDYKNYIFRMLFPKRVNDRFEEETEETVARPPA from the coding sequence ATGACTGACGGTCAACAGACGCTCCCTGGGGCGGAGGATTCTGACGATGTACTCAAGCTTCCAACTCTCAGAAACTATTTGTGGGAAGTCGCCGAACTTCTACGCGGTAGTATCGACGTCTTGGACTACAAGAACTACATTTTCAGGATGCTCTTCCCCAAGCGTGTTAACGACCGGTTTGAGGAGGAGACTGAGGAGACCGTCGCGCGCCCTCCAGCTTGA
- a CDS encoding MarR family transcriptional regulator, producing MVERVPWMSPIDYEILEFYDHHDILLTPKVIAVNIDYDRQYTSKRCRALAEAGLLQQIDKGLYKLSNKGRQFLAGDLDVSKLENKSDDC from the coding sequence ATGGTCGAACGCGTTCCGTGGATGTCGCCTATCGATTATGAGATTCTAGAGTTCTACGACCACCACGACATTCTACTAACTCCAAAAGTAATCGCCGTCAATATCGACTACGACCGCCAATACACAAGTAAACGTTGCCGGGCACTCGCCGAAGCCGGGTTACTCCAACAAATCGACAAAGGTCTCTACAAACTCTCAAACAAAGGTCGGCAGTTTCTCGCAGGCGACCTTGACGTGAGTAAACTGGAAAACAAGTCTGATGATTGCTGA